The Prunus dulcis chromosome 3, ALMONDv2, whole genome shotgun sequence genome segment AACCCAAATTCTCCTTCCAATGGTGATTGTGCCTACACtcatacaatatatatatatatatatatatatatgtcaaaacAGTGAAATATACTCAATCAAGtacaaaattacaattaaGAGAAGTTTTAACTAAATGCAATGAAGTACCTGCAATAAGTTGACCATGCTAACTGGAAATTCCATGTTTAAATTATTGACTATCTGAAAAAttatctgaaaaattaaaatacaaactatctgaaaaattatgaaaagaaaaatcaatgtATTTTGTATTCGTTGTTACTGTAGATAGAAATGAAAAGTCATCacaaaattgaaaccaaaTGAATTTGATTCAAATGAATTGCAAATTAGGTATATGATTCTCGcaagttatatgtttataagtTTTTCATACGATGCTAAAAAACAGCAATCAAaaagcagaagaaaaaaacatgaagAGCATAGCGTGTTTACCTAATGAACTAGCAACCAACGTGCAAACTAGAAAACCATATGCAGGGGCTGAGTTTTGTAGAGTAGAGAAGATGAAGTGGCTGAGTTTTGCAGTGCAGGGAAGATGTAGGGGTTGAAGTGTAGCGTAGAAGATGAAACGGCATGCAAAGTGTTTTTGTCAAACATGTAttctaatataatatattttaattcttttaattaaagaaaaaaaaagttaaaagagaGTTAACAGAGTTAAACTCCTGTTAAGTTATAGTACACATGTCACAAAACTAGGGAGGAAACATGGGGGCACAGGGACTTTGGTAACAGGAAAATCAGACTCGCAATATGGAGGTGAGAATTAAGTGAATTGTTTTATGCTTTCAATACCTAACTAGCAAAATGTCCTTGCACATGAaggaaatatgaaataaaataagttgATATATATTGCACTACGAAAACAATTCATTTATGACACGAAATAACAACACTTTATTTCTTAAACTTCCAACATGCTCCGTGAAACGAACTATAATAACAtacaataaaacaaatacatgATAATCATTCCCTTCTAGGAGTCATCCGATGGCGGTTTGGGATGACAGACGTCATCGTCATCGTCAAAGTTCAGACAACGGGAGGCTTGTTTCGCCATAAtctccttttgtttctctttaaCTTTGGCTCTTCTAGCCGGAGTTTCAATTTTAGAAGTTTCCATCATCATAACCTTAAGCTCTTTGTTCTTGTCATAACTTTCCTTGTAAGACTTCATGACTTTAGCCATAGCATTACCTTGATCCATGAGATCATGCATAAtatcctttcttttttgtttcgaATAGGCCTTCGACGAAGGTTTGCTGTTTCTGGGACATTTTGGGTTACCGAAACAGACTCCATCGATTCATTCTCGTTGACAGAATTGGACGTAGGTATTGGAGACGTCGTTGCGGCTCTGCATAGAGCTACATCTTTGTGGATGGAGCAATTTGCACCATTTTTATTGGaaccttcttcttcatctccaaTTGGTGCAAGTAAAATGAGAGTAAAGggacaagaaaaataaactttgTGAATGAGCAAGGTAAAATAAACATAGGTGTGAAAATTGTATGTTGTGCGAAATGAGTTTGatatatttataggaaaaGTTGTTGAAATAGCCGttaaaaagaagggaaaaaattGCAGAAATTCTGACTGCCAGCCGTTGCTGCCCTTCAAATTTCAGCTCTTAGATTGCATTCAACTTCAAATCTGGGCGGTCCAAATTAATAGCCATTAGATTaaatatatgttttgtttAGTTACCGTTGGTTGCTTTGAATGGCAGCCTTTAGATTTCCGTTGGAATCAAATCTCAGCCACAAATTAGGTGACCCTTGAGCTGACCAATTccccagtttttttttttttttttggctgaagCGAGGATGGACTAAACTCTTTGAATTGTTTCAAAGACGGGGGGGGGGCTGGGCAAGAATTTATAGAGATCATACTTCCGACTGCgagacaaaaaacaaaagagaggaTAGAGACTTAACATACCATTCTTTTGGTTGCATCAAAGAACAGTTGAAAATTTGATCCTACGTACTGCCATTCAAAAAATCTCATTCATttagaaatttaaaagtaGAATAACAGAGAGCGAGATTTGTTAAATGTCCAACAACTGATTTCCCAATAGAAGTAACTAAATCAAGCTGTTCTTAGGGGAGGTGAAACAAGGATGACCCCGTCTCCTCTGACAAAGAGAAAGGGAACAGTCCGTTTTTTCGTCTGCAAtggaagaagaggagaaaaaaGGTCATCGTCTAAAACAGGACCAAGCGAGTAACAACAGCCGAAACATACCAGACCAAACAAGTAAGGATCTATGTCAAAACCAAACGCAATACAATAAAGTTGatgaaaaaccaaacaaatatTTATCATCATTTTGTACCTTTTCTTTGTTAATTAcgttttagggttttgattgtCTATATCAATGTTAATATTTCAATACACAACCATGTATTTCATGAATCAGCTCTAACCCATTCTCAATGGTAATGCCTCGAGCTAAAAGCAATTTATTTGATATGTTGTTTGGTTATGAATTGTAAAAGACAAAATAAGATGTTAACTTATATTAGCTTCACTGCAGTCATCTTTTGATGATAAGATAAATGAATGGCAACTTAAACTCACTCAGGAGTAGATGTGACCTATCAAGGGTTCAATAGACAGAATCcacacaattttatttttttatctgGCTGAAAATAAATTTCCATTAGCAGAAGTTTTCCAAAATTTAGTAAAGTCCACAGTGGCAATGCAGAAACATTCAGATCTAGGTAAGCACTCCCATAGGTAATAAAGAGTATTGCCTCTGGAACAAACTGAGGGTACCGTCACTACAGCAGTTCTATCCCATGGTTTAAagttacaattttttttgttttttttttggttattcaTGCAATTTACTCCACCAGGAAAACaatattacaaattaaaatttattggaaaataaatgaactaaatttaaaaataaaattaaaaaatgtgaTGAAGACAACAGAATGTGAGTCACATACCCGGACAATCTCTTCATAAGTTTCATCATCAATTTCTACAGAAGTAACAACTTCTTCAACATCACCAAGAATCATATTCAAGTGTTGATCATAAGCCTGCAAAGCAAGAtttgaaacaacaaaataagaatCAGACACTAAGCTTTATAACCACAATTATTATTGTCATAAGTAACAATTAGCAGAACCAGCTGACATAATTGTAAACATACATGAAACTTTCTCATTCACCCTCCCACCTCTCCTAATCCCTAATGTCATTGCATCAAGTTCAACAATTGGTCCTCACATAACAACCTTCTGAACCAAcaaattgtaatttttcttttctgtcctTTAGGACATATTATTCATTGTTTGATTAGAAGTACTTTTGAGGAACATGCAGACAAAGGTGAAGGGGAAGAGAAAGATGATTTGGAAAGCATCACTGGTTGGCTTAGCATAACTCTTATGACAATAGCAATGTTGGCTAAGAAGTATTGCTTACTCAAAAAGTCAACAGAATCACCCAAGATCATCCACttacataatttaaaatttgaattcaagaataagaaaaaagaggatTTACctctgaaaaaataataaagatgGCTACAAATTTCTTATACAGCCACACATTTTGCTCGATCAGTTAATGGGAGAATATAGTAGGGTATAATTTCATGATAAGATGAGGCGAAGAGCAAACTAAATCATCACTCTAGAATTGATAAACTATATTAACCACCAATAAACCACCATCATCAGTTCCATAATCATAGTAGTGTCAAAGAAACCACTGTAAGTATCTTTCCATACTCAACAAGCTCCaacatttgaaagaaaatttgaaacttacaaaaaacaagaagcaaaaataCTTAGAATTgcaataaaatgaaaagactCGAGTTCATTCATTCATATCACTTTTCTCAATcaacccaaaagcaaaaacagaCAATTATAGAAAatgcataaataaaaaaaaggttatgACTTTTCcttggaaaataataaaagaaaacagataTTGTATACTTTACGCATATCATAAGAAAGAACCCTAACTTCCATTCACCACTTAACACTAAAGCAGCATACTTTAAACCctaaactttcttttttcttcatttttagtttttgccAAATCTAGAACCCTAATTAGAACAACTCAGAAAGTAGACAAAACCTAATTTAGAGCAGAGTAAGAGGCATGGTGGGGGTGTGGAGACGTACATGGAGTTTACCGCGGAGCTCACGGTCGGAGCGGAGCTTGACGTAGATGCGCTCGTCGAGGCTGAGCCGTATCAGATCCAACGGCTCCTTCACGGCACTCTCTTCCTCACTTGCCATCTCTTAGTTTGCTCAGAAAGCAATTCAATATCTCCAATGGGTACCTGTTTGCCGCGCTCACAGGTTAATCAACAACCcacaaaccaaaatcaaaatcgaaaaccccaaaaacccaaaataatattacaatTAATTAGCCCTTCCAGCCTAAATAAAAAACCCCAGAAACCAAAACCAACACTGTAATTAATTAGCCCTATTtagaaaatctgaaaatccAAATCATTGCATAACTCTAACTTTGAGCTTGTAAGAATCACGAACTataggaagagagagaaaagtggTTGCCTTgaactcaaaataaaattggaaagCCCCAGCAGCTCCAGCTGACGTCGAAGAAATATCTTAAAGCGGATGTCGTCGCTGGATCGGAGCTGTTGAGCGTCGCAATGGTGTAGAGGGAACTGAGGATTGGGGCTGTTCTCTCAGCAAGGAATAGTAAAGGCAGCGTGTACGGGGTTGCTCTATCTCTatgtacaaaaaaaagttgaggAAAAATGGAGTCAAATAACACATTAGGGATATTTTCAGTTAAACCCCCTGAGGTTTGGCATAATTACAACCGCACCTCAAAGGTTTCATTTATTCCATTTATACCCCTCGTTTCTAACATCTGGGTTCCTCCCTTCATGTTTCTGTAAGTCCACGTCCAAGGAGCTATCAATCTATCTTTATATTATGCTCATGCTTTGTTGCTGGAAATAATGCATCGtataaagaaatgaaggaaacaaaaatttgaaagccatgaatgaaaataaaatccaaacaTTTATTCCTTTATTTGATCGTCTGCATTACAAATTCTTGACATCAACAATGTGTCAAGATCCAGGAAACTTATTTATTCCTCTCTATTATTGGGAACTATATGTATAATATCATAACATATAAGAtcccattatat includes the following:
- the LOC117620760 gene encoding sm-like protein LSM3B; amino-acid sequence: MASEEESAVKEPLDLIRLSLDERIYVKLRSDRELRGKLHAYDQHLNMILGDVEEVVTSVEIDDETYEEIVRTKKRTVPFLFVRGDGVILVSPPLRTA